One window of Eublepharis macularius isolate TG4126 chromosome 17, MPM_Emac_v1.0, whole genome shotgun sequence genomic DNA carries:
- the LOC129345062 gene encoding schlafen family member 13-like isoform X2, which yields MATTESQLHLDLETNYAEVVISVGKVTFGELQRNKKCPKEMQRNALGEIENEIPLNAKTGTVEGKKEGDEQRKLKEKQDDVLKLMRAACALLNSGGGVIRASIANQGYSSVRDGIGQDIQKALQECIHFEELSEYFDFIEEGHHMMIWVKSWSSANSSKPRICSVATGLHQRNGESAVKRKDLTFLKEKLASAKREPKDQTSPKRPRLLNNIQGSAGVAVEMVDGMQEAAAQFFSRDQLEYGEILDFSEWTVAEFKDFARDKDICEFVRITVPRYASAFANIKGGYLIFGVDNFRTVVGYKCNVNPTQVKEVVATVMDTIPYFPLRGSKPKVDYEFKAQAVYDKYGEGRGYVFVVKIKSFDGIVFSEKPDSWTVEGDQLKRFEIAEWLQMMTAEDPDLSKLAEQFTTELSLSDGPPMIKPVYSVRGLDSLDVLWRKLFPESNGMTFVPQPLCDKLFLEYPGLKALLEREIQTSVQGILMFSRSWAVDIGLPKNRAIVCDAFVMAVGHYPVLYTIVENPTSDVFEHSRRTARSLKQKLVNIGGYAQKICVIPKILNLHHNNLQNAGDERLKYPKDYSLWQEHLPSLQKSLATVLLGFTSFLSDFIGVEFLNLLTLEQYENLSKRLDETRLHFIYGIPGSGKTVVALKIIEKIKNEFGCQPHEILYICENKPLRDFVGQKMYNAVTRTTFMKEEFPNVKHIVVDEAQNFRVENGQWYKKASSIVTRDPENPGIFWIFLDYFQMSHPYETGLPLPTQQYPKDFLTKGVRNASKIYEVVRLEMEKIVQTKCLNIPYPQLKKLLDRACCSNSVTGHCLIKPELEVQEMARYVARQCQIYLDRGYSKKDIAILCSTKELVSKYLHVFKQEMRKCHLDFCFAQANEILKDEIVFDSIRRFSGLERTIVFAINPISSQQEVSHNLLLCAASRANKQLHLLYAKEQVL from the exons ATGGCTACCACTGAGTCTCAACTTCATCTTGATTTAGAAACTAACTATGCTGAGGTCGTCATATCAGTCGGGAAAGTAACTTTTGGTGAGCTCCAAAGAAACAAGAAGTGTCCTAAAGAAATGCAAAGGAATGCTCTAGGGGAAATTGAAAATGAAATACCCTTGAATGCCAAGACGGGAACTGTGGAAGGGAAGAAGGAGGGAGATGAACAGAGGAAGCTAAAGGAGAAACAGGACGATGTGCTTAAACTCATGCGGGCAGCATGTGCTTTGCTCAACTCGGGCGGAGGCGTGATACGGGCATCGATTGCAAACCAAGGCTACTCTTCCGTTCGAGATGGAATCGGTCAGGACATCCAAAAAGCCTTGCAGGAGTGTATTCATTTTGAAGAATTATCTGAATATTTTGACTTTATTGAGGAAGGCCATCACATGATGATTTGGGTGAAGTCATGGAGCAGCGCAAATTCCTCCAAGCCACGGATTTGTAGCGTGGCAACTGGTTTGCACCAGCGGAATGGAGAATCTGCTGTGAAGCGGAAGGATTTGACCTTTCTGAAAGAGAAGCTAGCTTCTGCCAAGCGTGAGCCTAAAGATCAGACGAGTCCTAAGAGGCCCCGTCTCCTGAATAACATCCAGGGTTCAGCAGGAGTCGCCGTAGAAATGGTAGACGGCATGCAGGAGGCTGCAGCTCAGTTTTTCAGTCGAGACCAACTGGAGTATGGAGAGATCCTGGATTTCTCTGAGTGGACAGTGGCTGAGTTTAAGGACTTTGCAAGAGACAAGGACATCTGTGAGTTTGTTAGAATCACTGTACCACGCTATGCCTCTGCTTTTGCAAACATAAAAGGGGGATACTTAATTTTTGGTGTGGACAATTTTCGGACAGTTGTTGGGTATAAATGCAATGTAAATCCAACCCAAGTGAAAGAGGTAGTTGCAACAGTCATGGACACTATCCCCTACTTCCCTTTACGTGGTTCTAAGCCAAAAGTTGACTATGAATTTAAAGCCCAGGCTGTTTATGATAAATATGGAGAGGGACGTGGTTATGTTTTTGTTGTGAAAATCAAGTCATTCGATGGCATTGTCTTTTCGGAAAAGCCTGATTCGTGGACTGTGGAGGGTGACCAGCTGAAGAGATTTGAGATTGCTGAATGGCTTCAAATGATGACAGCAGAAGACCCAG ATCTTTCGAAGCTGGCTGAGCAATTCACAACAGAGCTGAGTCTGTCGGACGGGCCTCCGATGATCAAGCCGGTGTATTCAGTCCGAGGTCTGGACAGTTTGGATGTGCTGTGGAGAAAGCTTTTTCCAG AGTCCAACGGGATGACGTTTGTTCCCCAGCCTCTCTGTGACAAGTTATTCTTGGAGTATCCAGGGCTGAAAGCTTTGCTAGAAAGGGAAATTCAGACATCAGTTCAAGGAATATTGATGTTTTCAAGAAGCTGGGCTGTGGACATTGGGTTGCCCAAGAACCGGGCCATTGTGTGTGATGCGTTTGTGATGGCTGTCGGACACTATCCTGTCCTTTACACTATAGTTGAGAATCCCACCTCTGATGTGTTTGAACATTCAAGACGCACAGCCAGATCGCTAAAGCAGAAGCTGGTGAATATCGGAGGATACGCTCAAAAGATCTGTGTGATTCCAAAGATCTTGAATCTACATCATAACAATTTGCAGAATGCTGGAGACGAGAGGTTGAAGTACCCCAAAGACTACAGCTTGTGGCAAGAACACCTACCCAGCTTACAGAAGTCACTTGCAACAGTCTTGCTTGGCTTCACTTCCTTTTTGAGTGACTTCATTGGAGTGGAGTTTCTCAATCTCTTGACCCTTGAACAATATGAAAACCTCTCCAAGAGACTTGATGAGACCAGGCTCCACTTTATATATGGCATCCCCGGAAGTGGGAAAACAGTGGTGGCTTTGAAGATTATTGAGAAAATAAAGAACGAGTTTGGCTGCCAACCCCATGAAATACTCTACATTTGTGAAAACAAGCCACTGCGGGATTTTGTTGG GCAGAAAATGTACAATGCAGTGacgagaactacatttatgaaggaagaatttCCGAATGTGAAACACATTGTGGTTGATGAAGCTCAGAATTTCCGAGTGGAGAACGGCCAGTGGTATAAGAAAGCCAGCAGCATTGTCACTCGTGACCCTGAAAATCCAGGGATCTTCTGGATCTTTTTGGACTACTTCCAAATGAGTCACCCTTATGAAACCGGCCTCCCACTTCCAACACAACAGTATCCAAAGGATTTTCTTACCAAGGGAGTCCGGAATGCCTCTAAGATCTATGAAGTTGTGAGATTAGAGATGGAAAAAATAGTTCAGACCAAGTGCTTAAATATTCCTTACCCACAACTAAAAAAGCTGCTAGACAGAGCATGCTGCAGTAATTCTGTGACTGGCCATTGCCTTATAAAGCCCGAGCTGGAGGTGCAGGAGATGGCGCGTTATGTGGCCAGACAGTGTCAGATCTACCTGGACAGAGGCTACTCCAAGAAAGATATTGCAATTCTGTGCAGCACAAAAGAACTAGTTTCGAAATACCTGCATGTTTTCAAACAGGAGATGAGAAAATGCCACCTTGATTTTTGTTTTGCACAAGCCAATGAAATACTGAAAGACGAGATTGTCTTCGACAGCATTCGCCGTTTTTCCGGCCTTGAGAGGACCATCGTGTTTGCTATCAACCCAATCTCTTCGCAGCAGGAGGTTTCGCACAACCTTTTGCTCTGCGCAGCCTCCAGAGCTAACAAACAGCTTCATTTGCTGTATGCAAAGGAGCAAGTTCTGTAA
- the LOC129345062 gene encoding schlafen family member 13-like isoform X1: MATTESQLHLDLETNYAEVVISVGKVTFGELQRNKKCPKEMQRNALGEIENEIPLNAKTGTVEGKKEGDEQRKLKEKQDDVLKLMRAACALLNSGGGVIRASIANQGYSSVRDGIGQDIQKALQECIHFEELSEYFDFIEEGHHMMIWVKSWSSANSSKPRICSVATGLHQRNGESAVKRKDLTFLKEKLASAKREPKDQTSPKRPRLLNNIQGSAGVAVEMVDGMQEAAAQFFSRDQLEYGEILDFSEWTVAEFKDFARDKDICEFVRITVPRYASAFANIKGGYLIFGVDNFRTVVGYKCNVNPTQVKEVVATVMDTIPYFPLRGSKPKVDYEFKAQAVYDKYGEGRGYVFVVKIKSFDGIVFSEKPDSWTVEGDQLKRFEIAEWLQMMTAEDPDLSKLAEQFTTELSLSDGPPMIKPVYSVRGLDSLDVLWRKLFPAESNGMTFVPQPLCDKLFLEYPGLKALLEREIQTSVQGILMFSRSWAVDIGLPKNRAIVCDAFVMAVGHYPVLYTIVENPTSDVFEHSRRTARSLKQKLVNIGGYAQKICVIPKILNLHHNNLQNAGDERLKYPKDYSLWQEHLPSLQKSLATVLLGFTSFLSDFIGVEFLNLLTLEQYENLSKRLDETRLHFIYGIPGSGKTVVALKIIEKIKNEFGCQPHEILYICENKPLRDFVGQKMYNAVTRTTFMKEEFPNVKHIVVDEAQNFRVENGQWYKKASSIVTRDPENPGIFWIFLDYFQMSHPYETGLPLPTQQYPKDFLTKGVRNASKIYEVVRLEMEKIVQTKCLNIPYPQLKKLLDRACCSNSVTGHCLIKPELEVQEMARYVARQCQIYLDRGYSKKDIAILCSTKELVSKYLHVFKQEMRKCHLDFCFAQANEILKDEIVFDSIRRFSGLERTIVFAINPISSQQEVSHNLLLCAASRANKQLHLLYAKEQVL; the protein is encoded by the exons ATGGCTACCACTGAGTCTCAACTTCATCTTGATTTAGAAACTAACTATGCTGAGGTCGTCATATCAGTCGGGAAAGTAACTTTTGGTGAGCTCCAAAGAAACAAGAAGTGTCCTAAAGAAATGCAAAGGAATGCTCTAGGGGAAATTGAAAATGAAATACCCTTGAATGCCAAGACGGGAACTGTGGAAGGGAAGAAGGAGGGAGATGAACAGAGGAAGCTAAAGGAGAAACAGGACGATGTGCTTAAACTCATGCGGGCAGCATGTGCTTTGCTCAACTCGGGCGGAGGCGTGATACGGGCATCGATTGCAAACCAAGGCTACTCTTCCGTTCGAGATGGAATCGGTCAGGACATCCAAAAAGCCTTGCAGGAGTGTATTCATTTTGAAGAATTATCTGAATATTTTGACTTTATTGAGGAAGGCCATCACATGATGATTTGGGTGAAGTCATGGAGCAGCGCAAATTCCTCCAAGCCACGGATTTGTAGCGTGGCAACTGGTTTGCACCAGCGGAATGGAGAATCTGCTGTGAAGCGGAAGGATTTGACCTTTCTGAAAGAGAAGCTAGCTTCTGCCAAGCGTGAGCCTAAAGATCAGACGAGTCCTAAGAGGCCCCGTCTCCTGAATAACATCCAGGGTTCAGCAGGAGTCGCCGTAGAAATGGTAGACGGCATGCAGGAGGCTGCAGCTCAGTTTTTCAGTCGAGACCAACTGGAGTATGGAGAGATCCTGGATTTCTCTGAGTGGACAGTGGCTGAGTTTAAGGACTTTGCAAGAGACAAGGACATCTGTGAGTTTGTTAGAATCACTGTACCACGCTATGCCTCTGCTTTTGCAAACATAAAAGGGGGATACTTAATTTTTGGTGTGGACAATTTTCGGACAGTTGTTGGGTATAAATGCAATGTAAATCCAACCCAAGTGAAAGAGGTAGTTGCAACAGTCATGGACACTATCCCCTACTTCCCTTTACGTGGTTCTAAGCCAAAAGTTGACTATGAATTTAAAGCCCAGGCTGTTTATGATAAATATGGAGAGGGACGTGGTTATGTTTTTGTTGTGAAAATCAAGTCATTCGATGGCATTGTCTTTTCGGAAAAGCCTGATTCGTGGACTGTGGAGGGTGACCAGCTGAAGAGATTTGAGATTGCTGAATGGCTTCAAATGATGACAGCAGAAGACCCAG ATCTTTCGAAGCTGGCTGAGCAATTCACAACAGAGCTGAGTCTGTCGGACGGGCCTCCGATGATCAAGCCGGTGTATTCAGTCCGAGGTCTGGACAGTTTGGATGTGCTGTGGAGAAAGCTTTTTCCAG CAGAGTCCAACGGGATGACGTTTGTTCCCCAGCCTCTCTGTGACAAGTTATTCTTGGAGTATCCAGGGCTGAAAGCTTTGCTAGAAAGGGAAATTCAGACATCAGTTCAAGGAATATTGATGTTTTCAAGAAGCTGGGCTGTGGACATTGGGTTGCCCAAGAACCGGGCCATTGTGTGTGATGCGTTTGTGATGGCTGTCGGACACTATCCTGTCCTTTACACTATAGTTGAGAATCCCACCTCTGATGTGTTTGAACATTCAAGACGCACAGCCAGATCGCTAAAGCAGAAGCTGGTGAATATCGGAGGATACGCTCAAAAGATCTGTGTGATTCCAAAGATCTTGAATCTACATCATAACAATTTGCAGAATGCTGGAGACGAGAGGTTGAAGTACCCCAAAGACTACAGCTTGTGGCAAGAACACCTACCCAGCTTACAGAAGTCACTTGCAACAGTCTTGCTTGGCTTCACTTCCTTTTTGAGTGACTTCATTGGAGTGGAGTTTCTCAATCTCTTGACCCTTGAACAATATGAAAACCTCTCCAAGAGACTTGATGAGACCAGGCTCCACTTTATATATGGCATCCCCGGAAGTGGGAAAACAGTGGTGGCTTTGAAGATTATTGAGAAAATAAAGAACGAGTTTGGCTGCCAACCCCATGAAATACTCTACATTTGTGAAAACAAGCCACTGCGGGATTTTGTTGG GCAGAAAATGTACAATGCAGTGacgagaactacatttatgaaggaagaatttCCGAATGTGAAACACATTGTGGTTGATGAAGCTCAGAATTTCCGAGTGGAGAACGGCCAGTGGTATAAGAAAGCCAGCAGCATTGTCACTCGTGACCCTGAAAATCCAGGGATCTTCTGGATCTTTTTGGACTACTTCCAAATGAGTCACCCTTATGAAACCGGCCTCCCACTTCCAACACAACAGTATCCAAAGGATTTTCTTACCAAGGGAGTCCGGAATGCCTCTAAGATCTATGAAGTTGTGAGATTAGAGATGGAAAAAATAGTTCAGACCAAGTGCTTAAATATTCCTTACCCACAACTAAAAAAGCTGCTAGACAGAGCATGCTGCAGTAATTCTGTGACTGGCCATTGCCTTATAAAGCCCGAGCTGGAGGTGCAGGAGATGGCGCGTTATGTGGCCAGACAGTGTCAGATCTACCTGGACAGAGGCTACTCCAAGAAAGATATTGCAATTCTGTGCAGCACAAAAGAACTAGTTTCGAAATACCTGCATGTTTTCAAACAGGAGATGAGAAAATGCCACCTTGATTTTTGTTTTGCACAAGCCAATGAAATACTGAAAGACGAGATTGTCTTCGACAGCATTCGCCGTTTTTCCGGCCTTGAGAGGACCATCGTGTTTGCTATCAACCCAATCTCTTCGCAGCAGGAGGTTTCGCACAACCTTTTGCTCTGCGCAGCCTCCAGAGCTAACAAACAGCTTCATTTGCTGTATGCAAAGGAGCAAGTTCTGTAA